The sequence AGAATGCTAGTTTTTGGTTCCGATGAAAATATCGGAATCCATCGAGGCACACATGAGTACCGCCGTTGCAAGCCACTCGCAACGGAACCAGGCGACTCTCCCCGGGCATCTGATTTTCATTCCTGTCTTTAAAGTTTTCAATCGCTTGGCAAAAGCTTCTGGCTTTTGCCTTTATTTTTTACTGTCACCCTGGAGCAAGGCCACGCCGCGCGATAGGGTCCATGTGGATTCTATCGCAGTTTCTATCGCTGCACTCCAGAATGACAGGCTCCAGAATGACATTACAAAACAAGTTTTCACTTAACGCGAGCAATATATGACAGATAAATTCAACTGGAAAGCGAAACGCGAGAAGAAAGCGTTCTTGGCATTGGCGGATGGCGCCGTGTTCCACGGGTACGCCTTTGGTAGTGCTACCGATACCGTCGGCGAAGCGGTGTTCAACACCGGCATGGCGGGCTACAAGCAGATTTTGACGGACCCCTCCTACGCGGGGCAGTTCGTGGTATTCACCACGGCAGAAGTCGGCGCCTACGCGGCGAACCTCGAGAAGTCCGAATCCCGCGACGTATTCCTGAACGGCATTGTCGTGAACTCGCTGGACGACGTGAGCAAGGAAATCGGCGAAGAGAGCCTGCACGACTATATGCTCGCCCACAAGAAGCCGGGCATCGCGGGCGTGGATACTCGCGCACTCACCATCCACCTGCGTGACCATGGCGCACAGAAAGCTTACCTCCACGTAGACGGTACCGACATGAGCGAAGCCGATGCAATCGCAAAGGCAAAAGCCTGGGAAGGCCTCGACGGCCAGGACTACGCCAGCAAGGTCAGCGACCCGAAGGGCTACGAGTTCAGCACGGAAGGCGACTTGAACGTTGTCGCTCTCGATTTCGGTATCAAGACGAACATTCTCAGAAACCTGGTGAACCAGGGCATGAAGGTCACGGTGCTCCCGATTACCGCCACCTACGAACAGATCATGGCTAAAAACCCTGACGGTGTTTTCCTCTCGAACGGTCCCGCCGACCCGAACAGCCTCCCGCAAGTGGCTGCGGTCGTGAAGCAGCTTTTGGGCAAGGTTCCGCTGATGGGCATCTGCCTCGGCAACCAGCTCTTGGGTCTTGCGCTCGGCGCGAAAGTTTCCAAACTCAAGTTCGGCCATCACGGCTGCAACCACCCGGTAAAGAACTTGAAGACCGGCGCTGTGGAAATCACGAGCCAGAACCACAACTATGCCATCGAAGAATCTTCGCTCCCCACGAATGTAGAAGTCAGCCACATCAACCTGAACGACAATACGGTCGAAGGCATCCACCACAAGGAACTCCCCGCGTTCAGCGTGCAGTACCACCCGGAATCCGCTCCGGGCCCGAACGATTCCTACTACTTGTTCGGCGAATTCAGACAAATGATTCTTGACTTCAAGGGAGCAAAATAATGACGAAGGCCGCCCCCAAAAAACAGACCAAGTACATCTTTATTACCGGCGGCGTGGTCAGCTCGCTGGGTAAGGGAATCACCTCGGCCTCGCTGGCGCTGCTTCTCAAGAGCCGCGGCTACAAGGTGTTCATGCAAAAGCTCGACCCGTACCTGAACGTGGACCCGGGCACCATGAGCCCTTACCAGCACGGCGAAGTCTTCGTGACCGACGACGGCTACGAAACCGACCTTGACCTCGGCCACTACGAACGCTTTGCAGGCGTGCAGTGCTCCAAGGCTTCCAGCTACACTTCGGGCCGTATCTACTCTTCCGTGCTCGCGAAGGAACGCGCGGGCAAGTACCTCGGCGGTACGGTGCAGGTGATTCCGCACATCACGAACGAAATCAAGGACGCCTTCCGCTCTGCAGCCGAAAGCGGCGCCGACATCGTGCTCTGCGAAATCGGCGGTGTCGCTGGCGACATCGAATCGCTCCCGTTCCTCGAAGCCGCAAGACAGTTCCGCTTCGAAGTCGGCGTCGAGAACACCTGCTTTGTTCACCTGGTTCTTGTGCCTTACCTGAAGGCTGCAGGCGAACTCAAGACCAAGCCCTCGCAGCACTCGGTTGCCGAACTCCGCAACATCGGTATTTTCCCGGACATTCTCGTGTGCCGTACCGAAATGACGATCCCGCAAGATCACTTGGACAAGCTCGCGCTCTTCTGCAATGTGAAGCCCGAATGCGTGATTGAAGAAAAGGACGTGACGGATTCCGTGTACGCCGTGCCTCGCGAACTTTCCAAGCAGGAACTTGACCTTCGCGTGCTTGAACAGCTCCATCTGAGCGTGCACCCCATCATCCACTCCGAATGGGACAAACTCGTCAAGAAGGCCACCCTGCCCAAGTACGAATGTACCATCGCGCTGGTGGGCAAGTACATCGCCATCCGTGATGCCTACAAGTCCGTGCACGAAGCCCTGCAGCACGCTGGCATGGAACACAACGCCAAGGTGAAAGTGGAATGCATCGAGGCCGAAGAACTTGAAAAAAATCCGAACCTCATCAAGAACGCTGACGGCATTCTGATTCCGGGAGGATTCGGTAGCCGCGGCGTGAACGGCAAGTGCGTTGCCATCAAGTACGCCCGCGAACACAAGGTTCCGCTGCTCGGCATCTGCCTTGGCATGCAGTGTTGCGTGATTGAATTTGCACGCAACGTGCTCGGTTGGAAAGACGCCAACTCCACGGAATTCGACGAAAAGACGGCCCACCCGGTCATCGACCTGATGGACGAACAGAAGAACGTCACCGAAAAGGGCGGCACCATGCGCCTCGGTGCTTACCCGTGCAAGCTCATGAAGGATTCCAACGCCGCAAAGCTCTACAAGAGCGAAAAGATAAGCGAGCGTCACCGTCACCGCTATGAATTCAACTACAACAGCGAATTCCGCAAGGAACTCGAAAAGGCCGGCCTCAAA is a genomic window of Fibrobacter sp. containing:
- the carA gene encoding glutamine-hydrolyzing carbamoyl-phosphate synthase small subunit → MTDKFNWKAKREKKAFLALADGAVFHGYAFGSATDTVGEAVFNTGMAGYKQILTDPSYAGQFVVFTTAEVGAYAANLEKSESRDVFLNGIVVNSLDDVSKEIGEESLHDYMLAHKKPGIAGVDTRALTIHLRDHGAQKAYLHVDGTDMSEADAIAKAKAWEGLDGQDYASKVSDPKGYEFSTEGDLNVVALDFGIKTNILRNLVNQGMKVTVLPITATYEQIMAKNPDGVFLSNGPADPNSLPQVAAVVKQLLGKVPLMGICLGNQLLGLALGAKVSKLKFGHHGCNHPVKNLKTGAVEITSQNHNYAIEESSLPTNVEVSHINLNDNTVEGIHHKELPAFSVQYHPESAPGPNDSYYLFGEFRQMILDFKGAK
- a CDS encoding CTP synthase: MTKAAPKKQTKYIFITGGVVSSLGKGITSASLALLLKSRGYKVFMQKLDPYLNVDPGTMSPYQHGEVFVTDDGYETDLDLGHYERFAGVQCSKASSYTSGRIYSSVLAKERAGKYLGGTVQVIPHITNEIKDAFRSAAESGADIVLCEIGGVAGDIESLPFLEAARQFRFEVGVENTCFVHLVLVPYLKAAGELKTKPSQHSVAELRNIGIFPDILVCRTEMTIPQDHLDKLALFCNVKPECVIEEKDVTDSVYAVPRELSKQELDLRVLEQLHLSVHPIIHSEWDKLVKKATLPKYECTIALVGKYIAIRDAYKSVHEALQHAGMEHNAKVKVECIEAEELEKNPNLIKNADGILIPGGFGSRGVNGKCVAIKYAREHKVPLLGICLGMQCCVIEFARNVLGWKDANSTEFDEKTAHPVIDLMDEQKNVTEKGGTMRLGAYPCKLMKDSNAAKLYKSEKISERHRHRYEFNYNSEFRKELEKAGLKIAGTSPDGKLVEMVEIKNHPYFEACQFHPEFKSRPTAPHPLFSGLVKAALAQKNGKTKTATAKAAQKNLNGGKKNA